The nucleotide sequence GCGCCGCTTCCGCCTCGTCCGGACCGCCCGCCCGCACCGGCACGGCCATCCGCCAGAACGATGCGAACAACTCGATCAGCGCGCTCAGCAGCATCGACGGATGGATCAGCAGGGCGAGCACGTCACCGGCGTCGGAATTCGGGACGGCGATCAGCGCCCGGTTGCCGTCGGCGATCACCAGCTTCAGCGGCAGCCCGGGGAACACCCTGGCCTGCTCCCCCAGGGCGATACTCGACTGCACCTGGGCGAACCCGTCGTCGTGCTGCAGCACGGACGAGTCGTAGACGACGCGGTACGCGATGCCGCGCGCCATCGAACCGGGCTGCACCGTGCTCACTTCGGCCTTCGGACTCATGTACGACCCCGGGTCCAGCGCGACGATGTCGACGGCCGCCTGGGTCTGCATGGCTTCGAAGGTGGCGATCACCTCGTCCCGGCTGCGCAGCACTTCGACGAAGTCCGCGTCCCGGCCCGTCCGCAGCGAGTAGGCGGCGCCGAGCACCTCGGCCGCTTCCCGCGCACGGATCGCCGCGGCCTCGTGCTGCGCCGCGAACGCCGACAGCGCCGCACGCGGCGGGCACACCTCGACCCCGGACGCACCCGCCCGGACCAGGCCGAACCGCTCCAGCTCCGCCAGCTCGGCGCCGGGCGTGATCGGACGCCCGTCCAGCAGGGCGCGGTACAACTGCTCGGCCTCCATCGACAGGCCCCGCGACTCGGCGAGCATGACGCTTCTCCTCCCCACCCCGGGATCGATCGACGTGACATCGATGTCACGATTCACCGTTCTTGAGGGGGAAAACGGCCGGATCGTGCGCCTGGACCGATAACGAAAGCGTCACAGATCATGACGGAGAGGCTCCCGCGAACCGCGGGAGCCTCTCGTCGACACCGTCCGAGATCAGGCGTTGGCGGGCATGCCCTTCTCGTCGGCTTCCGGCGTAGCGGTGCCTTCCAGCAGCTCACGGACGATCTCGTTCGCCTTGCGCACCTGGGGCGTGATCATCTTGATCTTGATCTTCCCGTCGTGCCCGAGGTGACCGCCGACCTCGACCGTCTTGTCCTCACCCGGCAGCGGCAGGCCCTGGCAGCCGGTGAACTTCTTCTTGGGCGTGAGCCCGGTCTGGAAGTAGGCGACGATCGGGTCGTCGACGCAGTCGGTGTTGTACGGGAAGATCCCGTGACTGCCTTCGTTGTCGACGCTGATCATCTTGGCGCCCGGCAGGCCCTTCGCGGTGGCGAGCGCGCCCTCGTACGGCGTGGCCGCGTCGAGTTCGGTCTGCGCGATCAGCAGCTTCGGGAACGTCTTGGCGTCCGGCGCCGGCTTGGCGTTGGCGGTCGGCCAGAACGCGCACAGCGGCGCGCCCGACAGGGCCATGATCGGCGCGATGAACGGCGCGTTCACGGTCAGATCGGCCTGCCAGAAGTTCCAGTAGTGCAGGTTCTGGTTCCACTGGCCGTCCTGGCAGCGGATCGCCTCGAACGCGGCGTCCCAGGTCTCGACCTCGGCACCACCCTGGTAGGAGGCCTTGCGCTCGACCGAATCCTTCTTCGCGATGGCCTCCAGCGCGTTGCCCTTGGCCTTGGTCAGGAACGCCTTGTTCGCGTCGGTCAGCCCGGGAGTGGCGAGCGCCTTCGCGACGACCTGCTCCAGCTTCTCCGCGTCGGTCCCGGCAGGCGCCGGTCCCTTCGCCAGCGCGGCCACCATCGAGGCCGCGGACGGGTACTGAGACGTGTCGTACATC is from Amycolatopsis lurida and encodes:
- a CDS encoding helix-turn-helix transcriptional regulator; translated protein: MLAESRGLSMEAEQLYRALLDGRPITPGAELAELERFGLVRAGASGVEVCPPRAALSAFAAQHEAAAIRAREAAEVLGAAYSLRTGRDADFVEVLRSRDEVIATFEAMQTQAAVDIVALDPGSYMSPKAEVSTVQPGSMARGIAYRVVYDSSVLQHDDGFAQVQSSIALGEQARVFPGLPLKLVIADGNRALIAVPNSDAGDVLALLIHPSMLLSALIELFASFWRMAVPVRAGGPDEAEAAQEPTVATRRLLALLSGGLTDEAIARELGISERTVLRRISRLQELLGARTRFQLGAQASRQGWL